In Sulfuriferula plumbiphila, the genomic window TCGGCAATCACATCCTTGATGACAATGCCGTTGGGCAGCCTGCACCACGGGCCGCCATCCATCTCCACCGCGCCAAATTCACGCCTGGCCAGTTCATAGCCCCATTTTTTGAAGCCTCCCTCGGTGAACTTCATGATATTGCCCTTGTGTACCAAGGTAACGGACTCGCGGCCATTGTCGATGGCATACTGAATCGCCTTGCGGATCAGGCGCTCGCTGCCCTGCACGGAAACCGGTTTGATACCAATGGCGGAAGTTTCCGGGAAGCGAATTTTCTTCACCCCCATTTCGCCTTGCAGGAAGGCGATGATCTTTTTCACCTCATCCGAGCCAGCTTGCCACTCCACCCCGGCGTAAATATCCTCGGTATTTTCGCGGAAGATCACCATATCCACTTTTTCCGGCGCTTTCACCGGACTGGGCACGCCATCGAAGTAACGCACCGGGCGCAGGCAGACATACAAATCCAGCAACTGGCGCAACGCCACATTCAGGGAGCGCATGCCACCGGAAGTCGGCGTGGTCAACGGCCCCTTGATGGAGACGACGTATTCGCGCACGGCGGCTACCGTTTCATCGGGTAACCAGTTGTCGCCACCATAGACCTTGACGGCCTTTTCGCCCGCATACACTTCCATCCAGGCGATACTGCGCCTGCCACCATATGCCTTGGCCACGGCCGCATCCACCACGCGACGCATCACCGGGGTGATATCCACACCGGTACCATCACCTTCGATGAAGGGAATAACCGGCTGATCGGGGACATTGAGCGAAGCGTCAGTGTTGATCGTGATTTTTTCGCCGTGAGTCGGCAGCTGTATATGCTGGTACATGATTACCCTATTTCAACAAGTTAGAATGGCCGCTTTACATTCAGCGATAGCTGGTACAGATGAGCCGCATTGTATTGTTCAACAAGCCCTACGGGGTCATTTGCCAGTTCAGCCCGGACGGCAAGCACCCCACGCTCAAGGATTACATCCCTATTCCCGGCATTTATCCTGCCGGGCGGCTGGATACAGACAGCGAAGGGCTGCTCATTTTAACCGATGATGGTGCGCTACAACATCGCCTCGCGCATCCCAGCCGGAAATTGCCGAAAACCTATTGGGTACAGGTGGAGGGCATACCCGATAGCGCCGCGCTGCAAGCCCTGCAAGGCGGCGTCAACCTGGGAGATTTTGTCACCTTGCCCGCCCAGGCACGTTCCATCTCTGAACCTGTGGGTCTGTGGACGCGCAATCCGCCCATTCGAGAACGCAGAAATATCCCCACCAGCTGGATTGAACTCGTTCTGAAAGAAGGAAAAAACCGCCAGGTCAGGCGCATGACGGCCAAAGTCGGCTATCCCACCCTGCGCCTGATTCGCAGTCAAATCGGCCTGTCCACATTGGCAGCACTGATGCCCGGCGAGTACCGCGCTGCGACCGCCGCGGAAGTCGCCACATTAATTTAATCACGGGTATGTCAACCGACTGTAATTAAGCTGCGTTAGTTGCCGTGACACATGCTGTTTTGTGTTACCAAAAAACCATTGATCAATTGTTTTTATAAGGAAGTCAAAATGAACAAACTGCTGTCCGCTCTGCTGGTTGCCGCTTTCGCTGCTGTTTCCTTTTCTGCTGTTGCTGCTGATGCTGCAGCGCCTGCTGCTGATGCGCCTAAAGCTGAAGCTGCCAAACCTGCTGTGAAAAAACACCACGCCAAAAAGCACGTTGCTAAAAAGCACCACGCTAAAAAAGAAACCAAAAAAGAAGAAAAGAAAGAAGAGTCTAAAGAAATGAGCCCTGCTGCCAAATAATCAGGCGCAGTGTGCAGGAGGGCAGGGATGATCCCTGCCCTTTTTTATTGTCGACTCACGCTGACACCTGACGCGCCGCCAGTCGCTCAGCCCCCAGCAGCCCCACCTCGGTATTCATCACCAGATACAGCGGCACCGTTTCCAGCAAGCTGCGGTAACGCCCCTTGTCCAGAAAACCCGCAACAAAGCCGCCTTGCGCCATCTGCGTCGCCAGTTTGGCGGCAACCCCTCCCGCTACGTACACCCCGCCGCGTGACAAAGACAGCAGCGCGAGGTCACCGGCAAAGGCGCCATATGCCCGGATAAACATGGCCAGCGCGTGACTGGCGGCAACGTCCGTATTGGATTGCGCCGCTTCGGCAATCGCCGCGGGTGGGTCTGCCGATTCCAGCAGCACCGGCGGGTGTTGCCCATACTCGCAGACAAAGGCGTAGATATTGGCGAGCCCGGGACCGGACACGACACGTTCCACACACACCTGCCCATAGCGCCGCCGCAAAAAACGCAGCAGCTCGATTTCCATCTCGGTGCCGGGGGCAAAATCCACATTGCCGCCCTCGGTGGGCACGACAATCTCGCCCTCCCCGCACGGGAATACAAACCCCACACCCAGCCCGGTACCTGCCCCCAACACCGCACGGGCAGCACCGTCTTGCGCGGCACCGGCCTGCAAGACGCGCAGATCCTCGGGTGGCAGCGCAGCAATACCATGACCAACAGCGGCAAAATCGTTGAGAATCCGTACCGAAATTATCCCGAAGCGCCTGCCAATTGCACTGCCATCCACAAACCACGGCAGGTTGGTGAGCCGCGCGGCGTTGTCCTTGACCGGCCCGGGCACACCAAAGCAGGCCGCAGCAATGGCCGGCGCATCCAGCAAAAACTGCGCTAGCAGCGCTTCAAAATCCGGGAAATCGGCACTGCTGAAGCGCTGCTCCCTGACCAGGACACAGCCTATGGCATCAATTCTGGACAATCGCAGCAACACCTTGGTGCCGCCCACATCACCGGCCAGAATATGCTTGGGTTTACTCACTCAAATACATCTCCGGCTCCCAACCCAAGGCCTTGGCGCGTTCAATGGCTGCGGCATGGATGCGCGCGTGCCGCTCACGCAGCTCGGGTGGCAGATTGGAAGCAAGGCAGCCGTATTTATCCCATTCCGCCTGGGTTTTGTCATACACCATCTGGATACGACTCACATCCCAGCCAACACAGGTCTCGGTCTCCGGCAGAATGCCGAACAGCCACGCGTCCTTGACAATTGCACCCATTGCACTCATGCCGCCGTATTGATCCTGGTCTATACCTACGTAGGTTTTCCGCATTGCGACTCCAAATATATAATGACGAATGCGGTATTCTACGCCTATGCACACATTTGAAACCCTGCCTTTCGCCAACAGTTTTGCCGCGCTGCCGCACATTTTTTATAGCGCGGTTACGCCCACACCGCTAGCCCATCCCCATCTGGTGAGCTTCAACGCCGATGCCGCGGCGCTAATCGGGCTGGATCCCGCCCAGGCACAGCGCCCGGATGCCCCGGCTTATCTGTCCGGCACCGCACACCTCTATGGTGCGCAACCCGTCGCGGCGCTCTACGCCGGGCATCAGTTCGGCTATTTTGTACCGCAGCTGGGCGATGGCCGCGCCATCCTGCTGGGCGAAGTGCAAACGCCGCACGGCGGCTGGGAATTGCAGTTGAAAGGCGCCGGCCTGACCCCCTATTCGCGCAATGGCGATGGCCGCGCGGTATTGCGCTCCAGCATCCGCGAATACCTGTGCTCGGAGGCCATGCACGGGCTGGGCATCCCCACTACGCGCGCACTGTCCATCGTCGGTAGTGCCGATGAGGTGTACCGCGAACAAGTTGAGACTGCCGCCGTGGTGATGCGCATGGCACCGAGCTTCGTGCGCTTTGGTTCGTTTGAGGTATTTTTTTATCGCAGTCAACCAGACGCCATACGCATCCTCGCCGACTACGTCATCGCGCGGCATTACCCGGAACTGCTGGATGCGTCCGACAAATACCCGCGTTTCCTGCGCGCCGTGGTGCTGGCCACCGCGCGCCTGATGGCGCAATGGCAGGCAGTCGGCTTTGCCCACGGCGTGATGAACACCGATAACATGTCCATTCTTGGCCTCACGCTTGACTATGGCCCGTTTGGCTTTCTCGACGCCTATGATCCCGGCTATATCTGCAACCACTCCGACCAGGGCGGGCGCTACGCCTTTGACCAGCAGCCCGACATCGGCTCGTGGAATCTCACCCGTCTGGCGCAGGCGCTCACCCCGCTGATGGAAGTTGACGCCGCCAAGGAGGCGCTCAACATCTATCCCGCGGCCTTTGCCACCCGCTACATTGACCTGATGAGCGCCAAACTGGGCATAGTGCCCGGCAAGGACAACGTGCCGCTCATCACCGGTGTGCTCGACATCCTGCACAGCAACCATGTGGACTACACGATTTTCTGGCGCGCGCTGTGCGGTTTCGACTCCTCACCGGATGCCACCAACGCACCATTGCGCGACCTGTTTCCGGATCGCGCCGCCTTCGATGCCTGGGCAATCGGCTACCGCGCCCGCCTGCA contains:
- the icd gene encoding NADP-dependent isocitrate dehydrogenase, with protein sequence MYQHIQLPTHGEKITINTDASLNVPDQPVIPFIEGDGTGVDITPVMRRVVDAAVAKAYGGRRSIAWMEVYAGEKAVKVYGGDNWLPDETVAAVREYVVSIKGPLTTPTSGGMRSLNVALRQLLDLYVCLRPVRYFDGVPSPVKAPEKVDMVIFRENTEDIYAGVEWQAGSDEVKKIIAFLQGEMGVKKIRFPETSAIGIKPVSVQGSERLIRKAIQYAIDNGRESVTLVHKGNIMKFTEGGFKKWGYELARREFGAVEMDGGPWCRLPNGIVIKDVIADAFLQQILLRPDEYDVIATLNLNGDYISDALAAEVGGIGIAPGANLSDSVAMFEATHGTAPKYAGQDYVNPGSIILSAEMMLRHLGWLEAADIITASMQRAIAAKTVTYDFARLMDGATQVSCSAFGEAMIARM
- a CDS encoding rRNA large subunit pseudouridine synthase E, whose amino-acid sequence is MSRIVLFNKPYGVICQFSPDGKHPTLKDYIPIPGIYPAGRLDTDSEGLLILTDDGALQHRLAHPSRKLPKTYWVQVEGIPDSAALQALQGGVNLGDFVTLPAQARSISEPVGLWTRNPPIRERRNIPTSWIELVLKEGKNRQVRRMTAKVGYPTLRLIRSQIGLSTLAALMPGEYRAATAAEVATLI
- the glk gene encoding glucokinase; translated protein: MSKPKHILAGDVGGTKVLLRLSRIDAIGCVLVREQRFSSADFPDFEALLAQFLLDAPAIAAACFGVPGPVKDNAARLTNLPWFVDGSAIGRRFGIISVRILNDFAAVGHGIAALPPEDLRVLQAGAAQDGAARAVLGAGTGLGVGFVFPCGEGEIVVPTEGGNVDFAPGTEMEIELLRFLRRRYGQVCVERVVSGPGLANIYAFVCEYGQHPPVLLESADPPAAIAEAAQSNTDVAASHALAMFIRAYGAFAGDLALLSLSRGGVYVAGGVAAKLATQMAQGGFVAGFLDKGRYRSLLETVPLYLVMNTEVGLLGAERLAARQVSA
- a CDS encoding protein adenylyltransferase SelO, which produces MHTFETLPFANSFAALPHIFYSAVTPTPLAHPHLVSFNADAAALIGLDPAQAQRPDAPAYLSGTAHLYGAQPVAALYAGHQFGYFVPQLGDGRAILLGEVQTPHGGWELQLKGAGLTPYSRNGDGRAVLRSSIREYLCSEAMHGLGIPTTRALSIVGSADEVYREQVETAAVVMRMAPSFVRFGSFEVFFYRSQPDAIRILADYVIARHYPELLDASDKYPRFLRAVVLATARLMAQWQAVGFAHGVMNTDNMSILGLTLDYGPFGFLDAYDPGYICNHSDQGGRYAFDQQPDIGSWNLTRLAQALTPLMEVDAAKEALNIYPAAFATRYIDLMSAKLGIVPGKDNVPLITGVLDILHSNHVDYTIFWRALCGFDSSPDATNAPLRDLFPDRAAFDAWAIGYRARLQAENSQDTARHDAMYRVNPKYILRNHLAEIAIRRACDHHDFSAVERLLDLLRRPFDEQPENAAYASAPPDWASHISVSCSS